DNA sequence from the Littorina saxatilis isolate snail1 linkage group LG9, US_GU_Lsax_2.0, whole genome shotgun sequence genome:
TGATCATATTCTTATGAGCTCGGCTTATGGCCCAGTACTTGTCTGACAGTTCCCTCACCTCAGCATTAAGTCTAGCCCTAACAATGGCGGGgcctctttcttctctacttCGTTGAGCGAGATGCTCTGCACTTGCAGCCTGTTGGGAGGGCTCAGTTCCTAAACCTTCCTGTGTAGGAGAATGTTCAGCTTGAGAGGGAAAGTTATCTGAATTCAAAGTGTCTTGGGTCTGAGTGGGTTCAGCTAGAGACTCTCCCTGAGCGCCATCACGGTCGCCTTCATTCTTACGACTATCAGTGTCCAAAGCAAAATGTTCATCCCTTTCTAACTTCAAAGTGTAAGGGGATAGCTCGGCACTCTCATGAGAAGGTAATTTCTCATCcatactttaagtcaagtgaaaacgtagaggttaacaaagacttgcgaaatatagagaaacaaaattcaaaacggcacaCCTCGGGTCACTCACTAGAGGGGAAGAAAATACGAAGTACGAAGTGTGCAATGCTATGGTCAACAAACCTAAAATAATGCCTAAGTTGCTCTGCTCTGGGCCCGACAAAAATGAATTAAAATATTGTTCGCTAGATACGAAACACAGTTCCTTTAAGACAAAATGCTTTTTCATGATCTCTTCACAAGATCCGTAAGGATAAGAAGTTCAAAAGTCAGTGGCCCTAATCACAGGCCTACAAAAGTTCATAAAGTTCTTTgtcgaaaacaatccaaaatgttccaaaaaatatcagagtttccactgtgcttgcccttgagtagctgtaagattctgtgatggcttatataaattctggaggatgtaattttggtgctataaagaaccgacgcgctcacaaaacaaaacgaacactagaattggaaaattaattaaagtttattgtgaatatggtcatacttgtcgatgtcatagtaattcggaatcagctcataatatcaatatataaaaggctaaacataaatctatggagaggctaagtaacctatatcggagcgtggcggaaaaactaatctaagtttagaaagtgaattaaagctaaaatgtgaagtagaaaggactagtttgagtgagagtgcagaacagtagagtgtgaagcgtggagcatggagcgagaagcgcggagcggtgagcgagaagcgcggagcggtgagcgagaagcgcggagcggtgagcgagaagcgcggagcggtggaaactgatagaaagaaaaaactaaacttagaattcgaaacatcaaactaaacatcaaaggtgtcctaaaaacataatcaaaggtgtcctaaaaacataaacatcaaagatggacgacaaaatggcggccgaaacaagatggcggcaaatcaataaaaaatcaccaagacaaaaatatgttagaaaaaccctacatagaataaacgtaggacacagaaacggaaagaagacacagaaacggacagaagacacagaaacggacagaagacaaagaaacggacagaaagtcataacaaacaaagattcaaaacgaaaattacacgaattcggtaaataaaagaaacatagtcagaaatggatactcgcctttgacagcatcaataatctaaaacagactcaaggcgagcaactgaacctgaactacaaaataacttaaaacaaaactggaggctggcagaaaacactgggccccggaacagagcaaaaaaatctatctatcctaaaacatcttgttccgtgaacggcttcccagtaagtgacgacgaatacaggctatccaccacagaggtgaactaaaaattactgcgcgttactacaatattactgttgcaaaacatgcgtcccgtgctctccggggaaaaactccataggctgtccagcgtgagccatacaggcacatgaaattaatatcagaaaaacgccggccacactctCGTTTATAAATttgttcgttacaatatttaacgtcagtaaaacaaaaacaaaggtcgtaccaggacgctcatacttaataaagaaaaataaaagataaagagcgagctagacccgcacgcgaacctacagaggtggctgcaaaatgggaacaaatagggacaaaagtgaaataagataataaaggtgaaagaacaaaaagggaaagccaccaccacggaaagtcgcatgcgagtcaagctaaaagcaagactaaaaaacacaagcaaaacaaaaagaatctaaatacacagaaggctccttagcaggggcattcacaggGGGTGTAAATACATTCATGTTTGTCGTAACGTATAATATAACAAAAGTTTCGTTGACTTGAGGGCCTTGCTTACCTCGTACTCTCTTCGTcgtctccttcttctttttttcactgacagtttaaaaaaaagtttgggtCACGATTAAAAAAACACTATCTAGGCTACGTATTAATACACgtacacgcacgtacgcacgtgcGCATGATCACACGCGTGCACGCacgtatacacgcacacacgcacgtatgccCGCATGTAcaaccgcacgcacgcacgcacgaatgcaAATATTCCAACACAAACGCAcgtaagcacgcacgcacgcacgcacatacacacacacacacacacacactaactcacacaaacacacacacgcacacacacacacacacacacacacactaactcacacaaacacacacacacacacgcacacacacacacacacacacacacacacgcacacacacacacacacacacacacccacacacccacacacccatccacacacacacacacacacactaacacacacaaacacacaaatacacacacacacacacacacacacacacacacacacatacacacacacattattgtCAGTATAAaggtgttgctgtgtgtgttagtgtgtgtatgtgtgtgtgtgtgtgtgtgtgtgtgcgtgtgtgtgtgtgtgtgtatgtgtatgtgtgggtgtgtttgtgtgtgtgtttatgtgtgtgtgtattgtagtgtgtgtgtgtgtggggggggggggttgtctctgtgtgtgtgtttacgtgcacgtctgtgtgtgtgtatgtgtttgtgtgtttgaaagatgtgtttgtgtatctgtgtgtttgcgTATGATCGCACATGAGCGTATGCGAGTAGCCTATACGTGTGAGCAAAATCTTGCATGCTGAAAAGATTTAGACCACCGCTTGATATGGGTGATTGAAGTCAAAGGACGAACACGTACTGGCCACGctgcatgcatgcattatttaacaagtcgcgtaaggcgaaaatacaacatttagtcaagtagctgtagaactcacagaatgaaactgaacgcaatgcatcgcagcaagaccgtatactcgtagcatcgtcagtccaccgctcatggcaaaggcagtgaaattgacaagaagagcggggtagtagttgcgctgagaaggatagcacgcttttctgtacctctcttcgttttaactttctgagcgtgttttcaatccaaacatatcatatctatatgtttttggaatcaggaacccacaaggaataagatgaaagtgtttttaaattgatttcagaaatttaattttgatcataatttttatatatttaattttcagagcttgtttttaatccaaatataacatatttatatgtttttggaataagaaaatgatggagaataagatgaacgtaaatttggatcgttttataaaaaaaatattttttttacaattttcagatttttaatgaccaaagtaattatttaatttttaagccaccaagctgaaatgcaataccgaagtccgggctttgtcggagattacttgaccaaaatttcaaccaatttggttgaaaaatgagagcgtgacagtgccgcctcaactttcacgaaaagccggatatgacgtcatcaaagacatttatcaaaaaaatgaaaaaaacgtctaaggatatcatacccagaaactctcatgtcaaatttcataaagatcactccagtagtttagtctgaatcgctctacacacacacacagacagacagacagacagacacacacacatacaccacgaccctcgtctcgattcccccctctatgttaaaacatttagtcaaaacttgactaaatgtaaaaaggaggctAAGATGAGTAACGAGTACTGTTATACAATCTAGAAATGTACTCCACCCTTTTTACTTGTGTGTGGCTTGTTTGCTGACATAGGCCTAATATTATCGAGTGGTGGGGCAAGGCTGGCTCGACACACATCTGCTATTGACCTGAATGCTCTTGTGAGTGGGTTTACCTCCGTCCGATTTATACACAACCTAAACAAACATCAGCTTACTTTCGTGTCTATTCGTTCCATCTCTGTTTCAAGTCCCTCcacccaaacacacagacacagacacacacacaagcacgcacgtaggcacgtacgcacgcacacacacacacacacacacacacacacacacacacacacacacacacacacactcacacacatacacacacactatccgCCTTTTTACTATTTCCACCGACGTTTCTACCGACCCCAGCCCTTTCagcacaaatatatatatatattgctatctcatatgttacgtggatttccattggtcaattgggcaaaactgagctcagtgcaaaagtgatatcgacgacatttccgtcgatatcagttttgatattgacgacctctttattgcttccccacttcaaaaacaaaaacacctacatttaaaaacaaacaaatatatatgaaaatgtaattatcccagaatttagttgagcaagtgacgaaagactttttgaaaggaaagacattttaaaatactgaaaagtacaagaaaagagtgaacaaaaagaaataataatcagagggagggatatggaacagccaaaactgagacaaatacttttgtaatttctttacagtaaatacaaaatgtccagagaattagcaataattatatctaacattgactgactgtgtgatgatatcttctgctattggtctgattcgacagtgatatcaaaatctctacctccggtctcgattttgatatcactgtctcaacagaccatagcagaagatatcatcacacagtccgtcaatattgggtaatatttttttttatcaaagttCAATTTAAATTCGCACTTTTACCTGTATACACACCATTACCTTGCCATTTGTCCATGTAATTCGGTCATGTGATCTAGtgactgattttttttaaacattgtaTTTAGTTTTGTTGGTGCACTTGTTGCGACGCCCTAACTTTTCTTGAAGAAATTATGTTGGATCGGACACAATGCACAATGCACCACTGCATTACAGGGTTTACCATCTTAAAGGTGCAGTCCGTCACGGGCTTTATTATTCCTCAGTCATTCAATTATTGTTGGGCaaggaaaaacaaagaaagaaagaagaaggaaaaaccaaataaacaaccaaccaaccaaccaaacaaataagtaaacaaacaaacaaacaaacaaacaaacaaataaagaaagaaacaaacaaataaacaagcgaaCAAAGACAAAAAGTCCATACACCCCCAATATGTCACACTTGCAAGCATCGGCTGTTAGGATTATAGGATATCCGAGAAAATCCTGAGAAAACACATTCAGACACCCCAGGTTTTAGAAATGGCAGACTGTGTGATTACTCTTAATAGCTATTTTCTTTTACGCTATTCCCTTGGGTCCATGTTCGAATAAACCTACATTTGTGTTGTATGTCCAGTTGGTTCGATAGCTATGTTCTACTACACTATTCACATAGGTGCTTGTATGATGTGTAAAcctacactcgtgttttgtgcTCAGTTGTCTCGGGAGCTCTGCTGAATGGGTTTCGTGAtcggggaagggagggagggagggaaatgaCATTCTTGTCAAACGGTTCTTTGATCCGAAAGGAACTTTAAGAAACAGATAATTCTGTTCGCATTTGAGCGAACGAAAAGTATAAAAGGATGAGCGAGTGTAAACGTTCTAAATGATAATTATATGCTTAACTGTTTGCTTTCGTCTGAAGTGAATCCATGGGTACagacttctgtgtgtgtgtgtgtgtgtgtgtgtgtgcgtgtgtgtgtgtgtgtgtgtgagtgtgtgtgtgtgtgtgtgtgtgagaaggtgtgtgtgtgtgtgtgtgtgtgtgtgtgtgtgcgtgtgtgtgcgtttgcgcaTTTGTGCTTGCAAGCGTGTATTGATGTGCGTATGTGTGGGGGTGGGCGTACATCCGCTTtttagtgcgtgcgtgcatgcgtgcctgcgtgcatatgtgtgcgtacgtggatgtgcgtgtgtgtgtgtgtgtgtgtgtgtgtgtgtgtgtgtgtgtgtgtgtgtgtgtgtgtgtgtgtgtgtgtgcgtgtgtgtgtgtgtacggatGCGTATTTAAGTTTTGTTTtatgaatatgaaaataatTTAATTGTGCACaaagaacaacagcaacaaaaaacaaccccTAGCGCCGCTTTCCTATCCAGGAAGGAAAAACAGCCTATACTCTCTTCATCATGGCTGTGTACTGGGTGACTGAAGCTATCCCCATTGGTGTGACGTCACTTCTACCAATCATTCTCTTTCCCATGATGAACATTATCGACGCAAAAGTCATCGCCAAGTCTTACATGAGCGTAAGTGTTCGTGTTATTGTCAGCAATTTTAAGTCACTTCtacgtctgtctttctttttgctaTGGTGACAAAAACTATCGCCAAGTCTTACATGAGCGTaagtgttatttgttgttgtcaaCTTTTATGACGTCACTTGTATAGTCTGGCCGAGGGTCAGGTGTAGGACGTTTTTAAGTGTGCATCCGGCACTGTAGAGAGGTCAGTGGGGTGAGTAACTTATTGTGTTAGCATATGCCTAGACGATATTTTTACAAAGTTCATGTTGTGTTGTCGTAAGTGTGTTGTTTCTATAGGTTCTTATTCTATTGTTTATATGCATTCAATGttaaccgtcgcgatataacccttcgtggttgaaaacgacgttaaacaccaaataaagaaagaaattcaaTGTTAAActagcgtgttttattcattgtTAATCGGTAAATCGCGGAGAGCACGATTCTCCGGGgctcgcgctatataagctctcattATTATATTAATAACTGAACGAGCCTTGTTAAGGGTTGAAATTAACTCGTTTTGGGTCGTATCTCTCAACATTTTACTAGGGTAGAGCGAAAACAATTAGGGTTAGCACTAAATTATAAACCCTTTTTAACACAAGAAGCGTGTtgaacaacttttcttcttGAGCACTATGTAAAAGTTGCTaagatttttttaaagaatttaaaACGTCCTATATCCTCCGCTAGCCTCTCGGCCAGACTAtacgtctctctttctctttgctaTGAGGCTATCAGTGCTAACAACAAATCGTGATCACTTGAACAATTGGTGTTGGTTTTATGATCCGGATATTGTTATGTCATAATTTATAGCGTCACTGCAACTcatcattctcattctcattgcAATAATCATCCGCCAAGTATTTATTGTTCTGACTCCACTTCAATCCGCCTGTATGTTTGCTATGGCGGACGTTATCAAAGCACAACTCATCGACAAGATTGATACGAGGGAGAGTTTTGCGACTCATGTCTTGTTATTGTTTACCTCCCTTTTTCCTGTGATAGACCCACCCCATCAACGCAGAAAAAACCTTGTTAAGACCTACGTGAGTGTTAGCTTTATGGAAAGTATTCGTTGAGTAGTTAGTGAGTtatttggttggttgattgaatGTTCGGTAAATGTTTGGTTGGCATACATTTGTTATACTTGATATACTGTCCGTCTTCTGAGTGTCTACAAGAAATTACGTATTGCAATTACATTTTCGAAAATATCAGGGCCTACGAGGTGAAACACCGCTTTTGGGATTGCTTTCGTAGGCAACCATTTCGAGATTTCCCGAATAGTTAAGTACATGTAATGCCATTgccgaaaaaaaaaatagtaagaAATTGAAAGATACTCTGAACTATGCAAGTTTGAACAAGTTTGGAGTTTTTGTTCTCAACTCTGTGCATGACATAAAAATAATATCAAAACCTTCTTTATTAAATGTCGTTTATTGTTTGAACGCTACTGATGCTGGGTCATTACCGTTCCTCCAGGACTTGCTGTTGCTGTTCCTGGGCGGTCTGCTAGTGGCCGTGGCCATTGAACGCTGGAACCTGCACCGCCGTATTGCCCTCAAGATTCTGCTGCTGGTGGGATCCGAACCACGATGGTGGGTACTTGGAATTTGAAGACAATCTTCACTGTTGTAGGTTTGGGTGTGGCTGGGTAGGAATGTGTGGTATAATTTGTGAGTGGGGCCATGTCAGCCATACTGATTCATATAGAACATACTGCATTAGCTTACAAATTGTTACATatactctgcacacacacacacttaaataaGGACCTGTCAAGAAAATGTGCCAGTTTTCGTCAAGGAGGCACGTTGCTGCAGTGCATTATTTCGTCAGTGCTTTTATACACAAACTGGTGAGCAACATGGATAGCCAAGACGCTGTTGTAGCAGGTGCATCACAAGTTCTTGCCCTGGTAGATTAGATTTTGTGCCGATTTCATAGGACTTTCAAAACAGCATGACAGCATTACCTCTAAAAGCAGagtcctgtccacgtgtttagCATGGAACAGTAAAACCAAAAATTGTTTCACAGCCCTTTTGTGCATTCTAAAAAAAGACTTGTTTCAATAAGACGTTTGGTATTTCGCACATTTGTAAAGATTCTATACATTTCTTTGGTCCGTCCTTATCTTTTTTTTCGAAGAGTATATGCGAACAGTTCATATCATCGTATGTACCCTTTATACAACGCCGGGTTTTCTCGTCTCACATGCCCcgaatggctttgccgtgagggctcAAAACCTACATTTTTCTCTCTCGTCGTATGCAGGCTGATGCTGGGGATGATGCTGGCGACGTGGTTCCTGTCTATGTGGATCAGCAACACGGCCACCACAGCCATGATGATCCCCATCACTGAGGCCGTTCTGCAGCAACTCAAAGGGACGTTGACAACAGGTACCGGTGTACGGTGGACACCCCCCTCATAATCCATccaaaacatctgagaaaagcaggtcttacAAGGGTGGGAGGCTTAAAAAAGAGGTCAACGAAAAGGCTGTTATTCTCAGAAAATTTGGCAAACAAGGACCTTGTGAACGTGTTGGTTTAAGAACGGgtatgttgggggggggggggagtgttcgGGGATCCAGGGTGGGTgagggtcttacaagggggctTTTCACCCTACAAATAAACCGAATGCAGAGATGTTGATGGAATTTAATATCCTTGACAAAAAATGCAGAAATGGCCATGCGAGTTTCCTTAAATTTGGCGTcacctttaaaaagaaaagaaaaaaaaagaagacaacaaaaaaatcatgaaaacaaaaacaaaaccaaaaaccacAGTTCTGCGGGACTGACGGCATGTTTTCGGCGAAATGAAAGAAGTGTCGGTGTTTTTTCGACTGCCGAAGCCAAACGACATCCATGCAAATCATGTAGCCTAAAGCCAGATTAAAAAGTTACAATGATTCGAAAATAGAGAAAGTTATTGGAAGACACCTACTTTGTCAGATTCAGAAAGAAGGAGACCTTTTCACTTAAACAGGTATACATCCGTTTTGTTCATTGCAATTTACCGAAATGTTTGTCATTATAGTTTAACCTAGCAGTTGATTAGAATTATTGTGCGCCATCTACATTGTTCGATGTGAGTCCATTGACTTAGAATGTTTTCCCCCAGCTGCCTTCTCCCTGAAATTGTTTAACTTTGTGCAGTTATTGTCTTGCATCTACACGCCCTGGATCGTGAAACGCCTAGTTGTGTCCACCGCAGGCGCTACACACGATTATGTCCTCCGCACGCGGAAGCAGATTTGATATATCGTAAAAGAATTACCCTGTGAAGGTATTTTATGGCAGATCACATTATTTATTATAGATAGTCCGAAGCAGAATTACCTAGGCTATAAGTACAATATACTTAggtcttgttgtgtactcgtgaacagtggcgttcgattttctgccgaagtccgtgaaaattaCGCAGAGAGCTCTCAATGTCTTACAAATTAACCCAGAATTACCTTTTGAATCACTATTCTAATACTCACAGTTCaatcttcgataccttgcagACTTGTATGCGCGTTTTGGGGCACCAGCATCGcggataagctgctctaatctagcgttattttgtggtactcgattctcagtgggtaaggtcccccgcagacaccagataaggtcccccgcatttttgaccaagctgcgggggatcttaccccgtcaaatGTTACTGTTGATCTTTGTACCCATCGTGAGTCAACTAAGCTAAGCTGAAACTTAAAAATGGAAAGCAGTATCTACAAGTAGTTAGACTTTGACAAGGAAGaagatttaagcccttctgttgaccgtgctttgtgttattttatCATTTTTAACGTGGGGAACAGTATTTCTGACCTGTCTTGGTGAAATGtcttctcttatgtagtacacgagagtATAAATGGTAAGAAAACTGGCTGATCCAATGCACACAAAAAGTATCGGtcagtatgatataaacttcaatacaagaaagtctggttatctactattttaaggcattaatttggaGACACTTACCATGTGGTTGGTCTTGCGGGGGACATAATCGTGTGTAGCGCCTGCGGTGGACACAACTAGGCGTTCCACGATCCAGGGCATGAGCTGAATGGAAAGTAGGTCCTGTTTTATCTGACGTTAATTAGGCAATATTTGTCTTCGTATCCGCAGATCAGGTCTTGTTTCAACTCTGAGATTAGACACTTGTATCCCTTTTCAGACAATTTATCGGACGAGGCCGAAGATGTCAAAGGGAGTGTCGAAAAGCAAAAAATTGGCGACAGCGAGAAAGCTAACGGCACGTCGAAACCAGAGCCAGAAGAACCCGGATCACCGGAAACTCCGAGAGAAAAGCACTACCGCTTGATGTGCAAAGGGATGTCACTCAGTATTTGCTACGCCGCGAACTCTGGGGGAATCGCCACGTTGACAGGAACAGGCCCCAACCTGGTGCTCAAAGAAAACGCTGACAAGTAAGTGGCGCATTTGACTGTAGTTGACCCAAATAATGTGGGTTTTATGAGTTTGACAGTACATTCATATGTGCACAGATCGCGCATTAACAGACGGAGGAAGAAGAGTGAATGGGTGTTCAAAGACATTTTTGACAGATAttgtatacatgtacttgtgCCATAACTCTGGGAAATGAAGATTAATCCCGTCTTTTTCATTCCCCACAGACTTTTCCTATCTAGACAAGGGTtagatttaaaaaacaacaacaacaggaaccCATGAATGCTTATGTCATAACCATGGGAAGATGTTTTCTATCTTTTCCATTGCCCACAGACTGTATGCTGAGCACGGCTTGTCGTCCCCGGTGAACTTCGCCTCGTGGATCGGGTTCGGCCTGCCGCTGTCGGCACTGGTCCTCTTCGTGTGCTGGATCTGGCTGCAGATCGCCTTTCTCAGGTGTCGGTGAGTGTTACACCGAGGAGAGCAAAGGATAAAGCCTGCATGTCCTTGAAACACACTCCTTTTGTTAAAACCATTTCGGCTCGCCGTCTCAGATCATGGCGAGGTTTTTCCATGGTGTAAGAACATTagttcacttggtcacatactgaaattaaacagcctgggtgctctctgtgcacaatgcacatttttggatgaattaattttgtaaaccccacggggtgggggtgggggtggggttcaGTTGAAggctggtagctcagttggtggaGCACGACATGGACCTGTGATCATTGTGTCACGGGATCGAATCCAGGCAGGGACGATCTCGGGGCAACttaatgtgcagactcagataCGGTATTCATGGCCCACCCCATTGTCActacaatggcacgtaaaaaaaaaacctcggtcattctgtcatAAGTGCAGTTGGCTGATTAAACCTAAATgtacacacacctgggtagcgcggctcaagttgctgctagcttttcattgggaggaagcgacccacaTTCCCCGGGTAAATAGGATAATGAAGTAATGTAAATGAAAATGTAGCTAAAAGTCTGCGCTTGACATTGTGTGCTGCAGGGGTTTGTGTCAATGCTGTACCAGCAGCGAGGAGAAGACAGCTCAGGGGAAGCGAGTCAAGGCGATCGTTCGGCAGGAGTACGAAAAACTCGGACCAATCACGTCAGTTCATGCctttattcaattttgttcGTCTTGTATATAGCGTACTACgtatgttatgttttgtttagttaaaaaaaaagttttcatggAGATACATTATTTAAGGGATGTTCTGTTCTTAAATTTACCTCTTTTTGTCACGTGTTCCATCTTAACCTAATAATTAAAGCAGATTCATTCATGCTTGATGATCGAACCTCTGCTGAATATACACTGGGTAAAAGCTTTGGATATTGACAATCAGAGACCAGCAGAGTCTAACTATCAGTTCTTTTTACTTATCGTTTTTTTCTGTATTGCTAAATCTAAAGCCATGGAAGGACACACATGTTTTACTGAAGGACATCCTAACGTTTTATATGATAAACAAATCAGAAGAACAATGTATTCTACTTCCGGTTCACAGCTTCGCAGAGGGCGCTGTACTGTTCTGGTTCATCATGCTGGTCGTTCTGTGGATCTCGCGAGATCTCGGAGGTGTTGGCGGTTGGGGAGATCTTTTTGCTGAGGGGTAAGATGTTATAAACTATTCCTGGTGTTCTTCTTCGCTTTACTCAATATCCATGGTAACACGCGTTCATCGTGTTTTTCTAATAATTCTTTTTACAACAGATCGCTTGTTTGGACTACACATG
Encoded proteins:
- the LOC138975940 gene encoding solute carrier family 13 member 2-like isoform X2, encoding MVTKTIAKSYMSDLLLLFLGGLLVAVAIERWNLHRRIALKILLLVGSEPRWLMLGMMLATWFLSMWISNTATTAMMIPITEAVLQQLKGTLTTDNLSDEAEDVKGSVEKQKIGDSEKANGTSKPEPEEPGSPETPREKHYRLMCKGMSLSICYAANSGGIATLTGTGPNLVLKENADKLYAEHGLSSPVNFASWIGFGLPLSALVLFVCWIWLQIAFLRCRGLCQCCTSSEEKTAQGKRVKAIVRQEYEKLGPITFAEGAVLFWFIMLVVLWISRDLGGVGGWGDLFAEGSVSDATPAILIGVCLFFFPSRLPFRRRTHAPERYSVNGIPVEVDDDDDYRLKPLLLWSDAHSKVPWSLFLLLGGGFALSEGCKQSGLSAWMGEQLEVFSSVDKWGMLFILCYLTAAMTEVTSNTAISILLMPILTTLALRTGVHPLYYMFPAALSCSFAFMLPVATPPNAIVFSYGHVRVVDMMSAGLVMNILAVPLLVMATGTWGDAMFDFGNIPAAFLNSTSALASQA
- the LOC138975940 gene encoding Na(+)/citrate cotransporter-like isoform X1; the encoded protein is MASCWQMIRGWSSLFVVILTPLVLLPLPLIINTPEGKTAYTLFIMAVYWVTEAIPIGVTSLLPIILFPMMNIIDAKVIAKSYMSDLLLLFLGGLLVAVAIERWNLHRRIALKILLLVGSEPRWLMLGMMLATWFLSMWISNTATTAMMIPITEAVLQQLKGTLTTDNLSDEAEDVKGSVEKQKIGDSEKANGTSKPEPEEPGSPETPREKHYRLMCKGMSLSICYAANSGGIATLTGTGPNLVLKENADKLYAEHGLSSPVNFASWIGFGLPLSALVLFVCWIWLQIAFLRCRGLCQCCTSSEEKTAQGKRVKAIVRQEYEKLGPITFAEGAVLFWFIMLVVLWISRDLGGVGGWGDLFAEGSVSDATPAILIGVCLFFFPSRLPFRRRTHAPERYSVNGIPVEVDDDDDYRLKPLLLWSDAHSKVPWSLFLLLGGGFALSEGCKQSGLSAWMGEQLEVFSSVDKWGMLFILCYLTAAMTEVTSNTAISILLMPILTTLALRTGVHPLYYMFPAALSCSFAFMLPVATPPNAIVFSYGHVRVVDMMSAGLVMNILAVPLLVMATGTWGDAMFDFGNIPAAFLNSTSALASQA